The region TCCATCATCGGTCGCGATGGGTTCGCTGGGCGTCAAGATATGTGCGCTGTGCCTTCATTGTCACTTCGCCAAAGTCCTCGGGCCAATCGCCGAATCTGCCTCGCTTGTCGAGGTCCCGGCTATCCACCGCAGTTCGCCCATCGTCCTCACGCTTGAACCAGTGCAGCTTGACTAAATCGGGCGACAGTTCCCCCTTGGCGACAAGTGTCTGGATGCCCAACAGCAGCAGGTCGCTGTGCGTCTCGACGATCACCTGTACGCCGCGCTTGGCGGCGTCGGCGAGGCATTTCGCTAGGTTCCACTGAGCCTTGGGGTGGAGGTGGAGCTCCGGGTGCTCGAGGTACACGGCGCGTCCGCGCTCCGCGAACAAGAGCGCGACCAGAACGGGTAAGACGGCGCGCACTCCGATTCCGACGTCGTAAAGGTTGTCGTAAAAAGGGTCTTCGCCTTTCGGCATCCGAGCGATCTGAATGCTGATGTACATCCCATCGATTCGTTGGACGCGATAGTCGGAAGCCAGCTCAAGAGATCGCAACTGTTTTGTCAGATCGCCGGTTCTAGGATCGTTGGACTCGTGCCAGGCGGCGACAACCGATGCCGTGAACTCATCAAAGGTACCCGGGAACGGATCTCGTTCCTGCACGAGTATCGGATACCGTCCAACGTCGCGGCGATTTCCGCGAACGTAGAGGATGCGTCGGATCCAAGGTTCGATCCATAGTTCGATCGGAGGAATATAAGGTCGTATATGCCAACCCGTCGCATCTCGTGGTTTTGCGGTTGCGGTCAAAAAGCATCGATCCGCTTCGATACGAAGGTCGACGGTTTCTTTCAAAACTCCGAAAAGCTCGATGATCTCGTCGGCGGACATTCTCGGATGGATCGTTCTTATGCCAGCAGCGTTGTCGCTGAATCGCATTTCGGTCAGGACGAGCTTTCCCGAATGCGCGTCAGCGCGTTCGAATCGAAGCCATAGGCAGAGCCCTAAACTCGGATTCGGATGTGTGAATCCGATATTTAGCATATCCGCCGGCTCTCTCTCCGGGATGCGAGAAAGGAAGTTGTCAGGCAGCGAGTAATTCAGCAGCGCCCCGGACAACCTCAGGTCGCCCTCGCTTTGCGAATATCGATCCGGATCAAGCGTCTGCTTCATGAGAAGCAACGGCTGCATGATGCTCGACTTGCCCGAGCTGTTCTGCCCGGCAAGCACTGTGAGCGGACGTATCTCGATTGACGTCTGGTCGTAGAGGGACTTGAACCCCTGAACGTGGACGACGATCCGGTTCTGCTTGACGGAATCGACTTCTGGCAGATCAGAATCCATACGGAACCCGATCCAGCATCAACAGACCGAACAACAGCGGCAGGTACGCCACCGACGCCAGCAGAAGACGCCGCGCCTCCGGCACCGTCCGTCGCACGGCGAGCCGCACACCGACCCCCAAGAACGCCGCCCCCAACACAAGGGCTCCGACGAAATAAACGACCCCCGCGAACCCCATCACGCTCGGAGCCAGGCTGATCGGCACGAGCGCCAGGGTCGCGAGAGCGATCTGTCTGCCGGTCACCGTACCGTTCGTGTCCAGCACGGGCAACACCGGGAACCCACCATGGGCGTAGTCCTCGCGGAACATCCAGGCGATGGCGAGGAAATGCGGCACCTGCCACAGAAAGACGATGGAGAAGAGCACGAAGGCTTCGGCGTGGAGCGTCCCGCGAGCTGCCGCCCATCCGCCCAGCGGCGGGAGAGCTCCGGGGATCGCCCCGATGACCGTCGAGAGCGACGTGACGCGCTTCGACGGCGTGTACAGCCCGATATAGCTGACCACCGTCGCCAGGGCGAGCAACGCCGTCAGAGCGTTGGTGAACACCCACAGGTGGGCGCAGCCGACCACCGTGAGTCCGGTTCCGAACCACAGCGCTTCGCTCGGCAGAATCCTGCCGGTCGGAATGGGGCGCGACATCGTGCGGCGCATCTTCGCGTCGTGTTCGCGCTCGATGTACTGGTTCAACGCGCTGCCGCCGGATGCCGAGAGCGCGGTTCCGATGAGCAGGTGCGCAAGCGCCGTCCAGTCGATGGACGCTCCCGAGCCCACCCAGTAGCCGACGAGCGCCGTCACCGACACGAGGAAGGTGATGCGCGGCTTCGTCAGTTCGATGAAATCCGACGCGCGGCGGCGAACGATGGGCAGCGATGCGACGCTCATGCGCGCGATCCATGCGCCGTCGCCGCAGAAACCGCAGGTTCTGCGACGATAATGCAGCGCTTCCTGTGTTGCAGCAGGTAGACCAGCGTCGAGGCGAACATCAGGGCTCCGACGGCGACGTGAGCCGTGGTCGGAAGGACGCCCTTGCGCAGCCATACGGTCGCCGCGCCGAGCGCGATCTGGCACGGCAGCAGCACGGCGAGGGCTGTCGCGAGGGTGACGAACACGCGCTCGTGGCGATACCGACGGAACGTCTCGACGATGAGGGCGAGGACGATGAGCGTCGTCACGACAGCGCCGACGCGGTGCGCGAAGTGGAGGGCGATCTGCCCGCTCGTGGTCGGGGGCAGGTCCAGGTCGTAGATGAGCCAACGGTTGTAGAGCTCGAGGGATTCGGGTCCGAAGGACGGGATGAGCGCCCGGTATGCCATCGGGAAGTCCGGGATCGCCAGTCCTGCGCCGGCGTGCCGCACCCACGCGCCCAACACGGTCTGCGCATAGACCGCGAGCGCCGCGAGGAGCGTCAGGCGATGCAGGATAGCCGAGTTGGTGGGGAACTGGGGCACCTGCTCCCACGACGGCGACGTGAACACGGCAAGCGACAGAACCATGCCGAAGAAGCCCATCGCCAGCGATAGATGACTGACCGAGATCGCCGTCGGAAGCAGGAAGATGACGGTCAGCCCTCCCAGGACGGCTTGCAGAATCACGGCGACGAACGCGATCCCCGCGAGAATGCGGACGTAGCGCCGCGCGTCGCGGAGGGACACCCAGACCGCGAGGACCGCTGTCATGATCGCGACGGCTCCAGCGATCATGCGATGTCCGTGCTCGTAGAGGATGCCTCCGACCATCGGCGGGAAGAGCATGCCGTACGACAGAGGCCAGTCGGGAACCGCCAAGCCGGACCCGGTGCTGGTGACCAGGGCTCCGGCGATGAGCAGCAGGAGGGTGCATGCGGCGACCAGGACTGCGAACCGATGGAGCTTGGGGTTCTGTGTCGATCTCATCGTCGAGCCTTTCGAGCGTTCGTCCCACTAGTGACCGTGGGCGCTTTCCGACGCGACGCCGACATCCTGGGTCTGCGGCAGGTAGTCCTCGTCGGTGAGAGGACTGCTGTACTCGTACGGTCCGTGGTGCACGACCGGAATCGTCTCGAAGTTCTCCGGGATGGGCGGAGAGGTCGTCTGCCACTCCAACGTGTTCGCCTGCCACGGATTGTCGCCCGCGACCTTGCCCCAGCGAAGGGAACCCAGGAAGTTGATCATGAAGGGGATCTGCGCGACGCCCAAGACGAACGCCGAGATCGTGATGAACACGTTGATCGGCTGGAGGTGCTGCAGATGCGCGTACTGCGTCGGGTCGTAGATGCGCCGCATCATCCCGCCCATGCCCAGGACGTGCATGGGGAAGAACACGCCGTTCAGCGAGACGAACGTCAGCCAGAAGTGGATCTTGCCCCACAGCTCGTTCATCGTCCTGCCGAACATCTTCGGGTACCAGTAGTAGATGCCCGCGAAGATCGCCATCGCGCTGCCGGCGAAGAGGACGTAGTGAATGTGCGCGACGATGAAGTACGTGTCGTGGATGTAGATGTCAACCGCCGACGACGCCATGAAGATGCCGCTCAGTCCGCCGATGACGAACATGGAGACGAACGAGAGCGCGAAGCACATCGCCGTCGTGAAGCGGATCGTGCCGCCCCAGAGGGTTCCCAGCCAGTTAAACGTCTTGATCGCCGACGGCAACGCGATGAACGTCGTCGAGACCATGAACGTCGTCCCCAGAATCGGGTTCATCCCGCTCTGGAACATGTGGTGACCCCACACGACGAAGCCGAGTCCGGCGATCGCCGACAGGGAGTACACCATCGCCCGATACCCGAAGATGGGCTTCCGTGAGAACGTCGAGAGAACATCCGACACGACCCCCATCCCCGGCAGAATCATGATGTAGACCGCCGGATGGGAGTAGAACCAGAACAGATGTTGGAACAGGAGCGGGTTCCCGCCCTGACCGTGGAACATCGTCTCGCCCACGACCAACCCCTGCGGCAGGAAGAAGCTCGTGCCCACCGTGCGGTCGAGCAGGACCATACCCACAGCGGCGGTCAGCACGGGCGTCGCCAGAGCCGTCAGCAGCGACGTGATGAACAGCGCCCAGACCGTGAGCGGCATGCGGAAGAACGACATGCCGGGAGCGCGCATGTTCACGATTGTCGTGATGTAGTTGACCGCGCCCGCCAGCGATGAGAACCCGACCAGCAGCACGGCGATCAACCAGCAGTTGATGCCCAGCCCTTCGGTGACGACGCTTAGCGGCGGGTACGCCGTCCAGCCGCCTCCCATCGCGCCGCCCTCGACGGCGAACCCTGCCAGAGCGATGACGGCGGCGGGCCAGAAGAGCCAGTAGGAGTACATGTTCAGACGGGGGAACGCCATGTCGCGCGCCCCGATGTGGAGCGGGACGATGAAGTTCCCGAACGCCCCGACCAGCAGGGGGATGATGACGAAGAAGATCATCACCGACGCATGCATCGTGAAGAGCGAGTTGTAGAACTCCGGCAGCATGATGCCGCCCGGAGCCATCGCCTTGGGCAGCAGCTTGCCCAGCGGCATCGGAGCTCCGGGCCAAGCGAGCTGCCAGCGGACCATCATGGCGAGCCACCCGCCGATGATGAAGAAGAACAGCGTCGTGAAAAGGAATTGCCGCCCGATGACCTTGTGGTCGGTGGAGAAGACGTACTTGCGCAGGAACCCGAGCTCCTGCTCGTGGACATGCTGCTCATCGTGAGCCATGTCGTGTCCGACCACGGGAGTCGCGTGCATTCCTATCTCCTTGTCGACGCCGGTGGGAGTCAGTGGGCTTCGGCGTCAGCGGCGGGGGCTGCGGCTTCGGGGGCTGCGGGAGCCGCCGACTCGTCGGTTTGGGTCGCCTGGAGCTCCGCCGCCTGCTCGCTCAGCCATTGCTGAAATGAGCTTTCGGACTCGTGGACCGTGACATAGCCCTTCATGCGGTAGTGGCCCAGTCCGCATAGCTCGGCGCAGGCGATCTCATAGCTGCCTGCCTTCTGCGCTTGGAACGCGACGTTGACCAGCAACCCCGGAAGGGCATCCTGTTTGACGCGGAACTCGGGCAGGAAGAATGAGTGGATGACGTCGCGTGACGTGAGCCGGACACGGATGGGCTGACCCACTGGGAAGTGCAGTTGGTTGATCGTCAGGATATCGTCTGCGGACGCTGGGTCGTCGTAATCCAAACCGATGGGATTCATGGCATCGACCAACGCCGGGTTCCGTTTCCCGAACACGCCGTCGGCTCCGGCGTAGCGGATGTTCCACGCGAACTGTTGGGCGACGATCTCGATCTCGATGGCGCGGCTTGGCACGGTTCCCGTGAACTGGTCGGCCGGCCTGATCTGTGCCCAGACGCGCTGCGTCATGAGAACCAGCGCCGCCAAGAACAGCGCCGGAACAGCGGTCCAGATGATCTCGAGTTTGTTGTTGCCGTGAGAGTAGGTCGCGCGAGCGCCGGGTCGAGCCCGATACCGGACCAGAGCGATGACGAGCGCGAGCTCGACGCCGATGAAAACGACGCCCGTCAGCGCAAACACGAACCAGAAGAGCCCATCGATTTGCGCGCCCTGGACGGAGACGTTCTCCGGCATGCCCCACTTGCCGTGGTGGGCATAGGCTTCCTGCGCGGTGACGGCGCGGAGCAAGAGGACGTTGACGAGAGAGGCGACGGAGATAGCCGCCCAACGGGAGCGAGTCCGGCGTGACAGCACGGGACCCATCCGGCGGCGAACGCTAGAGACAAGGGTACCGATCGTCACGATGTCACCCTCCGGAGGCGATGCAGGGGCGTCGTGCCACGCCCCTGCTCGCACGACTCATACCGATCCTGGTCTCAGCTACCGACGGAGACGTCCTGCGTCGCCGCCTGGCCGTCCGTGACCTCGATGTCGAACGTCTTCTCGCCGTACTTCTCGTGCCACACGCCGACGGTGTACTTGCCAGCCGGCAGGTTCTTGATGGAGAACTGGCCGGAGCCGTCGGTCACGGCGAAGAACGGGTGGTTGAACACGCCCACGTACGCCGTCATCCACGGATGGACCTGGCACTTGAACTTGACCGGCGACGCTTCCGCCTGCGCGAACGTCTGCTGGATCGACGGCGTGTTGGGCGGCATCGCCAGATTGAAGCCGGCGTTCATGGCTGGCGAAGCCTGAACGTTGTGGAGCGTCGGATCGCTGTTGTGGACCGTGATCGACTGGCCCGCCTGGACGGCGATCACATGCGGCGTGTAGACGCAGTCGACCTGATCCAGTTCGGGGGAACCGGATGCGGGATACGTGCCGGAGATGCCGGACTTGACGTAGACGATCACGTTCTTGAGCGTGCCGTCGGCGTTGACGACGACCTCTTCGCTCTTGACCGGCGACGTGTGCGCCTTGGCGCAGGCGGGGTCGGCATCCATCTTCATTGCCGCAGCCTTCGGAGCGGTGCCAGTGAAGGTCACCTTGCCGCTGATCGAAGCGGTGCCGGTCGCGCCAGAGGCTGTGGCGGCGGCGGGAGCAGCCGCTGCGGGAGCGGCAGGACGCGCGGGCTTGTCTTCCTTCTTGCCGCAGCCGACTGCGATCGGCACGACGAGCGCCAAGGCGACAGACAGAGCTTTCACAGTGCGGAACTCAGCCACTTCGGACTCCTAGTTGGGATGCGTGCGATGAGGTTCGACGATGGACCGTGGAGGCGGTGGTGTGCGTTGGCGGCGCGTACAACATGAAGCCGTATACAGATGACCTCACGGCGCCATGTCTGCATACGACCCGATGTTTGCTGTGCCAGCGGGGCATGTACGAATGCTCGCGTCTTTCTGGCGTCGTGTCGATGCATCCACGTTCGCCGCGCGGCATTTCCTCACGTCACCTGCGCACGGAACCCGATTCGGTCACAACGCCAGGGGCAATTGTCTCATGGGCACTGGGGAGTGTCAAGCCGATTTGAGCGGACAAACCCGACTTCGGCTTGCCCGCGCAAGCCGTCTGTGACACGCTGAAGGTGACGTTTCGCTGCCTGGTTTCCTCGAGGCTCCCTGGCTGATGTCTCCGCAAACGCACGCCGGATCGGAACCGCGCCGAAGCGCGCTGGTTCTCGTCTTGGACGTCATCATAGCGGCGATCCCTTTCCTGGTCGTCGTGGTCGGCGTGATAGGCATTCTGCGGGGGCTCTTGATGCTCCTGCGCGGAGACGAGTCGTTGGTTCCCGTTTTATGGTCGGCGGTGTTCCCGATCTCGGTCGTGCTCATTGGGCTCGGAGTTCAGGTCCTGTTGGTGAAGTGGGTGCGGCGGCACGGATCAGTCGACGAGTACGAAGCGAAAGACGAGAGCTCCTTCCTGTGACGACCCATCGGTCGACGCCGATATGAGGAACACGGCGCTCGCCGGCGCGCTCGTCGCCATGACGGCGGTCTGGGGCTGGTCGTTCGTCGTCGTGCGCGACGCGATCTCCGGCTACAGCGTCTTGGGGTTCCTGGCGATTCGGTTCGCCATCGCCTCGGTGGTTCTCAGCTTCTTCTCAGCGAAGCGGCTGACTTGGCGCACGATCCGCGTCGGAGGCGGGATCGG is a window of Candidatus Poribacteria bacterium DNA encoding:
- a CDS encoding cytochrome c oxidase subunit I; translation: MHATPVVGHDMAHDEQHVHEQELGFLRKYVFSTDHKVIGRQFLFTTLFFFIIGGWLAMMVRWQLAWPGAPMPLGKLLPKAMAPGGIMLPEFYNSLFTMHASVMIFFVIIPLLVGAFGNFIVPLHIGARDMAFPRLNMYSYWLFWPAAVIALAGFAVEGGAMGGGWTAYPPLSVVTEGLGINCWLIAVLLVGFSSLAGAVNYITTIVNMRAPGMSFFRMPLTVWALFITSLLTALATPVLTAAVGMVLLDRTVGTSFFLPQGLVVGETMFHGQGGNPLLFQHLFWFYSHPAVYIMILPGMGVVSDVLSTFSRKPIFGYRAMVYSLSAIAGLGFVVWGHHMFQSGMNPILGTTFMVSTTFIALPSAIKTFNWLGTLWGGTIRFTTAMCFALSFVSMFVIGGLSGIFMASSAVDIYIHDTYFIVAHIHYVLFAGSAMAIFAGIYYWYPKMFGRTMNELWGKIHFWLTFVSLNGVFFPMHVLGMGGMMRRIYDPTQYAHLQHLQPINVFITISAFVLGVAQIPFMINFLGSLRWGKVAGDNPWQANTLEWQTTSPPIPENFETIPVVHHGPYEYSSPLTDEDYLPQTQDVGVASESAHGH
- a CDS encoding heme A synthase, whose translation is MRSTQNPKLHRFAVLVAACTLLLLIAGALVTSTGSGLAVPDWPLSYGMLFPPMVGGILYEHGHRMIAGAVAIMTAVLAVWVSLRDARRYVRILAGIAFVAVILQAVLGGLTVIFLLPTAISVSHLSLAMGFFGMVLSLAVFTSPSWEQVPQFPTNSAILHRLTLLAALAVYAQTVLGAWVRHAGAGLAIPDFPMAYRALIPSFGPESLELYNRWLIYDLDLPPTTSGQIALHFAHRVGAVVTTLIVLALIVETFRRYRHERVFVTLATALAVLLPCQIALGAATVWLRKGVLPTTAHVAVGALMFASTLVYLLQHRKRCIIVAEPAVSAATAHGSRA
- a CDS encoding DUF3696 domain-containing protein — encoded protein: MDSDLPEVDSVKQNRIVVHVQGFKSLYDQTSIEIRPLTVLAGQNSSGKSSIMQPLLLMKQTLDPDRYSQSEGDLRLSGALLNYSLPDNFLSRIPEREPADMLNIGFTHPNPSLGLCLWLRFERADAHSGKLVLTEMRFSDNAAGIRTIHPRMSADEIIELFGVLKETVDLRIEADRCFLTATAKPRDATGWHIRPYIPPIELWIEPWIRRILYVRGNRRDVGRYPILVQERDPFPGTFDEFTASVVAAWHESNDPRTGDLTKQLRSLELASDYRVQRIDGMYISIQIARMPKGEDPFYDNLYDVGIGVRAVLPVLVALLFAERGRAVYLEHPELHLHPKAQWNLAKCLADAAKRGVQVIVETHSDLLLLGIQTLVAKGELSPDLVKLHWFKREDDGRTAVDSRDLDKRGRFGDWPEDFGEVTMKAQRTYLDAQRTHRDR
- the cyoE gene encoding protoheme IX farnesyltransferase; translation: MSVASLPIVRRRASDFIELTKPRITFLVSVTALVGYWVGSGASIDWTALAHLLIGTALSASGGSALNQYIEREHDAKMRRTMSRPIPTGRILPSEALWFGTGLTVVGCAHLWVFTNALTALLALATVVSYIGLYTPSKRVTSLSTVIGAIPGALPPLGGWAAARGTLHAEAFVLFSIVFLWQVPHFLAIAWMFREDYAHGGFPVLPVLDTNGTVTGRQIALATLALVPISLAPSVMGFAGVVYFVGALVLGAAFLGVGVRLAVRRTVPEARRLLLASVAYLPLLFGLLMLDRVPYGF
- the coxB gene encoding cytochrome c oxidase subunit II, which produces MTIGTLVSSVRRRMGPVLSRRTRSRWAAISVASLVNVLLLRAVTAQEAYAHHGKWGMPENVSVQGAQIDGLFWFVFALTGVVFIGVELALVIALVRYRARPGARATYSHGNNKLEIIWTAVPALFLAALVLMTQRVWAQIRPADQFTGTVPSRAIEIEIVAQQFAWNIRYAGADGVFGKRNPALVDAMNPIGLDYDDPASADDILTINQLHFPVGQPIRVRLTSRDVIHSFFLPEFRVKQDALPGLLVNVAFQAQKAGSYEIACAELCGLGHYRMKGYVTVHESESSFQQWLSEQAAELQATQTDESAAPAAPEAAAPAADAEAH